The Halobacterium sp. R2-5 DNA segment ACGACGCCAACCAGCTCCGGGAGATCATGTTCAACCGTGAGGACGCCTTCCAGGACGGCGTCCTTTCCGAGGACGTGATTCCGCTCTCGGCGGCCTTCGCCGCGCAAGAACACGGCGATGCTCGGAAGGCGATCGACATTCTTCGCCACGCCGGCGAGGTCGCCTACGAGGCCGAGGCAGAGCAGGTGACGGAGGAACACGTCCGCCAGGCACAGCAGCACGCCGAAAAGGACCGGTTCAGAGAACTCGTGAACGGCGCACCCACGCAGGCGAAGGCGGCGTTGCTGGCGCTCACGGATCTGAGTGTCAACAGCAATGACGATGCGTTCCTCACGAGTCAGGTGTACGACCAGTACGAACGCATCTGCAACCATCTCGATATGGATATCCTCTCCGTCCGTCGATTCCGCGACATCCTGAAAGAGCAAGCCTTCCTCGGGGTTGTCGAAATCGAGAAGATCAACAAGGGGAGTGCGGGCGGCATCCACCTCCAGAACCGACTCATCGAAGATCCCCAGGTCGTCCGCGAAACGATCCTCGAGGACAGCCGGATGCAGGACTGGACTCGCGAGTAGTGACCTCCTACTACTGAGTGGGTGCGGACGACGGAAATCCGGGGTGGGGCGTGAGGAAACGACGGAAACGAGGGGGCCGAAAATTACGTCGGAAACGTGGGGTTGGATCGAAACGACGGAAACCAGGGGTGGGGTCCACTACGACAGTTCGTTGGTAGCCCCGTACGAGCTCAAAACGGCGTCCCTCTCACCGAAGAGCTCTCGGCGAATGTTGGACTGGTCCCACCCGAGCGGTGAAAGCACGCTCTCGACCGCTCTAACCAGCTGCGTCTCGTAGTACGAGGCGTCGTAGGTTCGATCCCCTCGTGGGCGAGGGCGACCCGGTCTCGCGAGGATTTCTCATCGTCGACGACCACGTACTCGATATCCTGACCCGGATGGACTGCCAGTTCCTGCTCGCGGGCTCGCTTCAAGGCGGCCACGTTCTGGGTATTCTGTGAGTAGCCTTCCAGCGGCTTGGAGACACGGTTCCGCTCGACGAGCCGCTCTACTGCTATGTTGCCCGCCTACAGTTCGTCGATTGCTCGTTCGAGACGCCCGAGCACCGCGTCCGGTGACCGCGTGGGATCGAGCCGGTCGAGACAGTCCCGCTGGACGTCCTCGATGAACGGCGGGGTCGAGCGCTGCCGGGCTTCGATGCCTCTGATCTTGAAGTCGTCGTCGCCGGCGACCTTCCCGAAGTACTTCGTCAGCGCGCCGGCGTCGCTCTCGCGCTGCGGGACGAACGCCACCCAGTCGTAGTGGGCCCCGTGTTCAAGCCGAATCTCGACGCAGTCGGTGATCTCCGTCGTGAGCGTCTCGAGATCCTCGCGGATCTCGTCGTCGACGTCGGGGTCCGGGGTCACCCAGATAGAGTCAACGATGCCGTGGACGACCCGCCAGCCGCCGGCTTCCAGCCGCTGTTTCACCGTCAACAGAATCTCGCGAACGAACGCGTTAATCGCCTCGTGGCACTCGATGCGGCCGAACTTCGCGTTGCTGAACCCCTGATACCCGAAGCAGGTGACGAGAATCCACTTCAGCGCTCCCGACCGCCCCTCGAGTTCAGCCAGGCGGTCCTCGTCGGGGTCGTCCCGTTCCTTCTCGCGACGGATGGCCGCCTTGATCTCGTCGCGAGCGTCGATAATCGGCTGTAGCACGTCGACGAGGTAGCCCCGGTCGTCGCAGATCGAGTACCCGAGGCCGGGGATCTGACCGGGATCAGTATCGGGACCGCAAAACTCCTGCAACAGTTTTCCACCAAGGACGTCTCCGCCGTTCGCCACGGCCTCGTCTCGGTGTCGACCCTCATCCAGTATCTCGACCCGGATACGGTGTTCAAGTTCCTCCACATCTACACCGCGCGTATTGCTGACACCGGTGGGATCGGTATCTTCACTGTCGACAATGCGGCGCACGACCCGCAGACGCTCAGCACCATCACGAGCGAGTTCGAGGGGGGTAATCGAACTCCGCGAAACTGACGACGGCGAACGGCAACTCCGCGTCAAAGGGTTCCCCGCTGCATCCCGTACGTGGCATCCGTTCTGACCAGCCGCCAAACGCCTGATACAAACGTCAGTGACTGCCGGATAGTAATCACGACCAGATTGAAGTACCCCGCCGCCGTCGGTGAAGCACAAATGCTGCAATCGGCTCAGAAAGACGCTTCCCCCAGGGTAGAGCCACTGCGAGCGGCTGATCCACCGCGAGTGTCGGGTCGGTTGCGAGTTCCGCTCTGTCGCCGGAAGCCTTATCACGAATTATCGATAATTCGTAATCGAGATGGCGCAATCACCTCCCCGGTCAGGCCGACCACCAATTCAGCAGCTCCAGACGGTGGCCGACCTTCTCGACACGCCGGCACTCGCTCGGCTATACGCCCATATCTTACAACACGGTCCGGTCACCGTGTCCGAACTTGTCGACGAGCTCGACATCCCCCAGGGGACCGCCTACGACTATGTGCAGAACCTCGAAACGGCTGGCTTAGTGGGGAAGACCCGTGATCAACGCCCGTACAAATACGACGCCGAGTCGATTGCACTCACCCTCTCGACGGACGGCGAAACCCAAACGATCACGCCAGCACTCATCGCTGCCGTTGCCCGCCGCGACGAGGACGAGGACATCGACATCTACATCGAGCGTCACGGTCTTGACGGCCTCGCCGTCGCGCTTGAGTACGCCTACGAGTACGTCGATGGCACGGTCAACCATCGGATTGCGGCCCGGGAACTCGACCTCTCACCGCTTGAAGCCGAGATCATTCTCCAGGCACTGGAACCGGTTGCCACCGAGTACGCCGACGCGGTTGCATGACGACGGTCTATATCGCCGATACCGGCGTCTTCGTCCGGTGTGGTGGCCCGGACAAGGACAAATTTCAACGGCTCCGTCGGGCACTCCGACAGGCAGGTGTCTCGTTGTATGTCCCCCAGCGCGTCTACGAAGAGCTCGGGGGCGATCCGGCAGCGGAAGAGTATCCCTCCGGGAACATTCCCTATCCAGATGGCTTCGAGGAGGGGTGGATCATCGTCGCCGACGACCTCGACTACGCCAATCCGCTCGTCTCGACGGTGATGGACGAAGCACGAAGGTTCATCGCCAACGAGACCGACCGCGACGAAGATATCACCGAGAAAGCGGACACGGCACTCGTGGGGCTTGCTGCTCAGGTACTCGATACTGGAGAGGTAGACCACGTTGTTCTCCTCACGACCGACAAACCGGCGGGACGGGCGGCCGAGACGCTCCTGCCGCAACACGGCTTCAGCGACCGGATCGAATTCCGGTACGTCAGTGTCGAGTATCTCGAGACGATCACAGCCGACAAATTTCGATAACGCAGCGCCGAGGTGAGGCCCGATGAGCGACGATCGGTCTTCTTCCCGTTCCAAAAGCTCTCTCAACGACAGCTTCGAGCGCTACCTCCAAGACAAGGGGAAAGGCCGTGGGGGCGATGGGGGGAACTACCGACGTAACGCTGCACGCGAGCTCGAGCGGTTCGCCGAGTGGGCCGCGGGCGACCGCGGCGACGATGACTGGACCGGGATCGTCCCCGACGACGTCGACCGGAAACCGACCTTCGACGATCTCGACGAACGCGTCTTCCGGGAGTACGCTCGGCATCTCGGTGGAGATCGGGGACTCAAGCAGAACACGGTACAAACCTATTATCGCTATATCTCTGCGTGGTGTGGCTGGTGTGTCAACGAGGGCTATCTCGACGCGCATTATGCGCAGCGGGCGAGTGCGATGGCGCCGTTGCCGGAGGACGACGGCCGAAAGCCCGGTGACCAGCAGGCCTGGACGTCCGAACAGCGCCACGCTCTCACCCGCTACGTCGACGAACGGGCCCGCGACGCCGTCGAAGCGTACACGACACTCCCGGAGGATACCAAGCCCCTCGACAAGCAGCGAGCACGCTACGCGGCGCTGAAGGCGGCTCGTGACCGGGCGCTGGTGTTCATTCTCGCGTACACCGCTGTCCGCGTCGGGGAACTTCTCCGGGATCCGAACGATCCGCGTCGACGTGGCGTCCGCTGGGAGGACCTCTCGCTCGACGAGGGGAGT contains these protein-coding regions:
- a CDS encoding phage integrase SAM-like domain-containing protein gives rise to the protein MSDDRSSSRSKSSLNDSFERYLQDKGKGRGGDGGNYRRNAARELERFAEWAAGDRGDDDWTGIVPDDVDRKPTFDDLDERVFREYARHLGGDRGLKQNTVQTYYRYISAWCGWCVNEGYLDAHYAQRASAMAPLPEDDGRKPGDQQAWTSEQRHALTRYVDERARDAVEAYTTLPEDTKPLDKQRARYAALKAARDRALVFILAYTAVRVGELLRDPNDPRRRGVRWEDLSLDEGSMDVYRKKQQWDAASLPDPVISPLRSYRQLMDPPTERWPVFPTFDQRTLAGLVQDGLADRGEHTEAIAERREEYARDLLLALDEDIRPPSITTDGARSILQRLSEAAEIDIDHPKHDYLAPHGGRRGMGEVLVRAFGYTVAARYLDNSEEMVRERYSHIEAGELGDVATEALEEIDSIP
- a CDS encoding helix-turn-helix domain-containing protein: MAQSPPRSGRPPIQQLQTVADLLDTPALARLYAHILQHGPVTVSELVDELDIPQGTAYDYVQNLETAGLVGKTRDQRPYKYDAESIALTLSTDGETQTITPALIAAVARRDEDEDIDIYIERHGLDGLAVALEYAYEYVDGTVNHRIAARELDLSPLEAEIILQALEPVATEYADAVA